Proteins co-encoded in one Flavobacterium sp. M31R6 genomic window:
- a CDS encoding family 20 glycosylhydrolase, whose product MKKAFLFLLLPFLCLAQAPYRVSIIPKPQKISFSEGGFILKNGSTVGVADPSLAPLANYLVATIGKENGLDLKISKDTKADITLSLGFKNEKAEAYKMGVSADGIAIVGASPAGILMSVATLQQLIPVGESQTKVQFLKMEDFPKYSYRGAHLDVSRHFYSEDEVKHFLDLMARYKLNKFHWHLTDDQGWRIEIKKYPLLTEKGAWRKLNNQDRDCLKLSKEQDNSDFNLPKEHLKIVEKDTLYGGFYTQEQIKNVVKYAKERGIDVLPEIDMPGHFMAAIIGYPYLSCKGGAHMGTTFSDPLCIGNPESLKLVKEIYTEVAGLFPYEYMHLGADEVERTNWKECPKCQAKVKKEHLKGVEELQAWFVHDMEKHFNKLGKKLMGWDEILDGGLSPTATIIWWRNWAPKAISTATEQGNLAISSPCFEMYFDLLEGPTSLESAYTFEPLKGLTLKQSKNVIGIQGNLWTETVPTVRRAEHQYFPRIFALSEGAWNGGNRNWDEFRSRVVNEIEYLDAKKINYRIPNLTGFNDLNVFTENETVNVNCILPNITVRYTTDGSIPQANSTKYIAPFTVSESTNFNFRAFRPDGSGSEVHKAEFRKESYSKAYEGVFTGEGIVLKEYESKSKKCAEIKNSRLVKESKAESMEMPKDFKGFAGLIFEGYFEVKNDGVYTFELASNDGSMLYVDGAMVIDNDGPHGNKTKTGQKALAKGWHKMVSEYFDLDSGGNFSVKIKSTDVKEFTVMSHFKN is encoded by the coding sequence ATGAAAAAAGCATTCTTATTTTTATTGTTACCATTCCTTTGCTTGGCACAAGCGCCTTACCGGGTTTCTATTATACCAAAACCTCAGAAGATCAGTTTTAGCGAAGGCGGATTTATTTTAAAAAATGGTTCAACTGTTGGTGTTGCTGATCCAAGTCTTGCTCCTTTGGCAAATTATCTTGTGGCTACCATCGGGAAAGAAAATGGTTTGGATTTAAAAATTTCAAAAGATACAAAAGCCGATATTACACTTTCATTAGGTTTCAAAAACGAAAAAGCGGAAGCTTATAAAATGGGGGTTTCTGCCGATGGAATTGCCATTGTCGGAGCTTCTCCTGCAGGAATTTTGATGTCGGTCGCTACTTTGCAGCAACTGATTCCCGTTGGCGAAAGCCAAACCAAAGTGCAGTTTCTCAAAATGGAAGATTTTCCAAAATATAGTTACCGTGGTGCACATTTGGATGTAAGTCGTCATTTTTATAGCGAAGATGAAGTCAAACATTTCTTGGATTTGATGGCAAGATATAAACTGAACAAATTCCACTGGCATTTGACAGACGATCAAGGATGGAGAATCGAAATCAAAAAATATCCACTGTTGACCGAAAAAGGGGCTTGGCGCAAATTGAACAATCAAGACAGAGATTGTCTTAAATTAAGCAAAGAACAAGATAACAGTGATTTCAATTTGCCCAAAGAGCATTTGAAAATCGTTGAAAAGGATACGCTTTACGGTGGATTTTACACTCAGGAGCAGATCAAAAACGTTGTAAAATATGCCAAAGAGCGAGGTATTGATGTTTTGCCTGAAATTGATATGCCGGGTCATTTTATGGCTGCAATTATCGGTTATCCATATCTCTCCTGTAAAGGAGGTGCGCACATGGGAACGACTTTTTCTGATCCATTGTGCATTGGAAACCCGGAATCTTTGAAATTGGTCAAAGAAATTTACACCGAAGTGGCTGGTTTATTTCCTTATGAATACATGCATTTAGGCGCTGATGAAGTAGAAAGAACCAATTGGAAGGAATGTCCAAAATGCCAAGCAAAAGTAAAAAAAGAACATCTGAAAGGTGTTGAAGAGTTGCAGGCGTGGTTTGTTCACGACATGGAAAAGCATTTCAATAAGTTAGGTAAAAAACTCATGGGTTGGGATGAAATTTTAGATGGAGGATTATCACCAACAGCGACTATAATTTGGTGGAGAAATTGGGCGCCAAAAGCGATATCAACAGCTACAGAGCAAGGAAACTTGGCAATTTCAAGTCCGTGTTTCGAAATGTATTTTGATTTACTCGAAGGACCAACTTCTTTGGAATCGGCCTATACGTTTGAACCGTTGAAAGGGCTTACGCTAAAACAATCGAAGAATGTGATTGGAATTCAAGGGAATCTTTGGACAGAAACCGTTCCGACAGTACGTCGTGCCGAACATCAGTACTTCCCAAGAATATTTGCACTTTCAGAAGGTGCTTGGAATGGAGGAAATCGCAATTGGGATGAATTCAGAAGTAGAGTGGTGAACGAAATCGAATATTTGGATGCCAAGAAAATCAATTACCGTATTCCGAACCTAACAGGTTTCAACGATTTGAATGTTTTTACAGAAAACGAAACAGTAAATGTAAATTGCATTTTACCAAATATTACCGTTAGATATACTACCGATGGCTCAATTCCACAAGCGAATTCAACAAAATACATTGCACCGTTTACAGTTTCAGAAAGCACGAATTTTAACTTTAGAGCATTCCGTCCAGACGGAAGCGGTTCGGAAGTGCATAAAGCCGAATTCCGCAAGGAAAGTTATTCAAAGGCCTATGAAGGAGTATTTACAGGCGAGGGGATCGTGCTAAAAGAATACGAATCTAAATCAAAAAAATGTGCCGAAATCAAGAACAGTAGGTTGGTTAAAGAATCCAAAGCGGAAAGCATGGAAATGCCAAAAGATTTTAAAGGATTTGCAGGACTGATTTTTGAAGGTTATTTTGAAGTTAAGAACGATGGTGTTTATACCTTTGAATTGGCATCCAATGACGGTTCCATGTTGTATGTGGATGGTGCAATGGTTATAGACAATGATGGTCCACACGGAAATAAAACGAAAACAGGTCAAAAAGCCTTGGCTAAAGGCTGGCACAAAATGGTGTCTGAATATTTTGATTTGGATTCGGGAGGAAACTTTTCGGTTAAAATCAAATCAACCGATGTTAAAGAATTCACGGTGATGAGTCATTTTAAAAATTAG
- a CDS encoding glycoside hydrolase family 3 C-terminal domain-containing protein, protein MNTKKKWIFMTLLMSIFSIGYGQLQNKNYSFRNPDLDMDVRIKDLISRLTLEEKVSMMKHQSPAIERLGVPAYNWWNEALHGVARTSEKVTVFPQAIGMAATFDAEALQKMGDIASSEGRALFNEDLRNGKTGSIYRGLTYWTPNINIFRDPRWGRGQETYGEDPYLTGKMGSAIVRGLEGNDPKYLKAVACAKHYAVHSGPEHNRHSFDVQPSKYDLWDTYLPAFRELITKAKVHGVMCAYNRLDGQPCCGNSKLLSDILHNQWNFDGYVTSDCWAVSDFAQFHKTHANNTEAVSDALLSGTDLECGNLYQLLEQGVKKGLLSERDINVSLTRLFKILFKIGMFDPADRVPYASIGREVIDCDAHKKHAYEMAQKSMVLLENKKNVLPLNDSKIKRIALIGPNADNGHTQLANYYGTPSEIITPYSSLQKRFGGKIKVDYMKGVNIVDKLKDGPSFAQVAAQAKKSDVIIFVGGISADYEGEAGDAGAGGYSGFASGDRTTIALPPVQTELLKELKKTGRPVIVVNMSGSIMDFQWESKNADAILQAWYGGQAAGDAIVDVLFGQYNPSGRMPLTTYMSDKDLPAFEDYSMENRTYRYFKGAVRYPFGYGLSYTNFSYSPLENDSVLQTGANIQVSTIVKNIGNRDGDEVVQLYLVHPEDNNKRMPIHSLKGFKRIHLNKGEFAKVSFTLTPEELALTDSDGNLTESAKKIDIYIGGGQPNKSTGSFNSLTIQGEPYKVF, encoded by the coding sequence ATGAATACTAAGAAGAAATGGATTTTTATGACTTTGCTAATGAGTATCTTTTCTATAGGTTACGGGCAGTTACAAAATAAAAATTACTCTTTTCGTAACCCGGATTTGGATATGGATGTAAGAATAAAAGATCTAATATCCAGATTGACTCTAGAAGAAAAAGTGAGTATGATGAAACATCAGTCTCCTGCCATCGAGCGTCTTGGTGTACCTGCTTACAATTGGTGGAACGAAGCCTTGCATGGCGTTGCTCGTACCAGCGAAAAAGTAACTGTTTTTCCTCAAGCCATCGGTATGGCCGCGACTTTTGATGCGGAGGCTTTACAGAAAATGGGTGATATTGCTTCTTCTGAAGGACGTGCACTTTTTAATGAAGACTTACGAAACGGTAAAACAGGTTCAATTTATAGAGGACTAACGTATTGGACCCCGAATATCAATATTTTTCGAGACCCTCGTTGGGGAAGAGGACAGGAAACTTATGGAGAGGATCCTTACTTGACAGGAAAGATGGGATCGGCAATTGTAAGAGGATTGGAAGGAAATGATCCAAAATACTTAAAAGCGGTGGCTTGTGCCAAACATTATGCCGTGCACAGTGGTCCCGAACATAACCGTCATTCTTTTGATGTTCAACCTTCAAAATACGATTTGTGGGATACCTATTTGCCGGCTTTTCGCGAACTCATTACCAAGGCAAAGGTTCATGGTGTGATGTGTGCTTATAACCGTTTGGACGGACAGCCTTGTTGTGGAAACAGTAAACTATTATCAGATATTTTACATAATCAATGGAATTTTGATGGCTATGTAACTTCCGATTGTTGGGCAGTCAGTGATTTTGCACAATTTCACAAGACACATGCGAACAATACGGAGGCTGTAAGTGATGCTTTGTTGAGCGGAACGGATTTGGAGTGTGGTAACTTGTATCAATTATTGGAACAGGGGGTTAAAAAGGGATTACTTTCGGAACGTGATATTAATGTTTCATTAACCCGTTTGTTTAAGATTCTCTTCAAAATAGGAATGTTCGATCCGGCAGACAGAGTGCCTTATGCATCTATTGGCAGGGAAGTAATTGATTGCGATGCACACAAAAAACACGCTTACGAGATGGCGCAAAAGTCAATGGTACTGTTGGAAAATAAGAAAAATGTGCTTCCGCTAAATGATTCTAAAATTAAGAGAATCGCTTTAATAGGCCCCAATGCAGATAATGGTCATACACAGTTAGCCAATTATTATGGTACTCCAAGTGAGATTATTACACCTTATAGCAGTTTGCAAAAACGCTTTGGAGGTAAGATTAAGGTTGACTATATGAAAGGGGTTAATATTGTCGATAAACTGAAAGATGGACCTTCATTTGCACAAGTAGCGGCACAGGCCAAAAAATCGGATGTGATTATATTCGTGGGCGGTATCAGTGCGGATTATGAAGGGGAAGCTGGTGATGCGGGTGCCGGCGGTTATTCGGGATTTGCTAGTGGAGATAGAACCACCATTGCATTACCACCAGTACAGACAGAACTTTTGAAAGAATTGAAAAAAACAGGACGTCCAGTGATTGTGGTCAATATGTCGGGCTCCATTATGGATTTTCAATGGGAAAGCAAGAATGCAGATGCTATTTTGCAGGCATGGTATGGAGGACAAGCTGCAGGAGATGCCATCGTCGATGTGCTTTTTGGACAATATAATCCTTCTGGTCGTATGCCATTGACAACTTATATGAGTGATAAGGACTTGCCTGCCTTTGAAGATTATTCAATGGAAAATCGTACTTATCGTTATTTTAAAGGAGCCGTTAGATACCCATTTGGTTACGGGCTGAGTTATACAAATTTCAGCTACAGTCCATTAGAGAATGATTCAGTTTTGCAGACAGGAGCTAACATTCAAGTGAGTACAATAGTGAAAAATATTGGAAATAGGGATGGGGACGAAGTGGTACAATTGTATCTCGTACATCCAGAAGATAACAACAAAAGAATGCCAATCCATTCCTTAAAGGGATTCAAAAGAATTCATTTAAATAAAGGGGAATTTGCTAAAGTAAGTTTTACCCTAACTCCAGAAGAACTCGCCTTGACTGATAGTGATGGTAATTTGACAGAGAGTGCCAAAAAGATTGATATATATATCGGGGGCGGTCAACCTAATAAATCTACAGGTAGTTTTAACTCTCTAACCATTCAAGGGGAACCTTATAAAGTATTCTAA
- a CDS encoding LacI family DNA-binding transcriptional regulator: MKKMITIKDIAKAANVSVTTVSFVLNDKGEKMGISNEVIKKVLKVAEDMKYKPNMIASSLRTGKTRSIGLIVEDISNQFFSELAKVIESEAIKLNYRVFYCSTGGDDVRAVELVNSLLQANVDGFIITPTAGMKTTIDRLLELQRPVVLIDRYFEGQNVSHVVLDNFGGAQTATRYFLEKGFKKIAFVTNFSQLVQMQLRKKGYADTLKELGLYDDSRILDLEYHITEEERIEKISDFLSNTPEIDAVLFGANYLLLAGLQSFKKIKIKIPADKAVISFDDHDSFRLHSPSITVLSQPIEEMGKKTVRLLMKQMNDKSNYLIEKEEKKGSLIIRESV; the protein is encoded by the coding sequence ATGAAAAAAATGATCACTATAAAGGATATCGCCAAAGCAGCAAACGTATCGGTAACAACGGTTTCGTTTGTCTTGAATGATAAAGGGGAGAAGATGGGGATAAGTAACGAAGTGATCAAGAAAGTTCTTAAAGTAGCTGAAGATATGAAATACAAACCCAATATGATTGCCAGTAGTCTTAGGACTGGTAAGACAAGATCTATTGGGCTTATTGTGGAGGATATTTCAAATCAGTTTTTTTCTGAATTGGCAAAAGTGATTGAGAGCGAGGCTATAAAATTAAACTATAGAGTGTTTTATTGTAGTACTGGAGGAGATGATGTACGTGCGGTTGAGTTGGTTAACAGTCTGTTACAGGCAAATGTTGACGGTTTTATCATCACACCAACGGCGGGTATGAAAACTACTATTGATCGATTGTTAGAGCTTCAACGTCCTGTTGTTTTGATTGACCGATATTTTGAAGGGCAAAACGTTAGTCACGTAGTGTTGGATAATTTTGGAGGAGCTCAAACAGCAACCCGTTATTTTTTGGAAAAGGGATTTAAAAAAATTGCGTTTGTAACTAATTTTTCTCAATTGGTTCAAATGCAGTTAAGAAAAAAAGGATATGCAGATACGTTGAAAGAATTGGGTTTATACGATGACTCTAGAATTCTTGATTTGGAATACCATATTACCGAAGAAGAGCGAATTGAAAAGATTAGTGATTTTTTGAGTAATACTCCAGAAATTGACGCTGTATTGTTTGGGGCAAATTATCTGTTGCTTGCAGGCTTGCAGTCATTTAAAAAAATAAAAATTAAAATTCCTGCGGATAAAGCAGTGATTAGTTTTGACGACCATGACAGTTTTAGGTTGCATTCTCCGTCAATTACCGTGTTATCGCAGCCAATCGAGGAAATGGGTAAAAAAACAGTAAGATTATTGATGAAGCAGATGAATGATAAAAGTAATTATTTGATCGAGAAAGAAGAAAAAAAAGGAAGCTTAATTATAAGGGAGTCGGTTTAA